In Acinetobacter piscicola, a single window of DNA contains:
- the rsfS gene encoding ribosome silencing factor — translation MNLEPSPSASNSLELAMNSHKQDVQNCLKVVHEALLDVKAKDILELDVSSISNVADAIVIASGTSTRHVKALADNVAEEARKAGFRPIGVEGERDAEWILIDLGLVVVHVMLPTARKFYDLESLWRVTPEVA, via the coding sequence ATGAATTTAGAACCATCGCCCAGCGCTTCTAATTCTCTTGAACTTGCAATGAATTCTCACAAACAAGATGTACAAAATTGCTTAAAAGTTGTACATGAAGCCCTACTAGATGTAAAAGCAAAAGATATTCTTGAACTTGATGTAAGCAGCATTAGCAACGTAGCAGATGCTATCGTCATCGCAAGTGGTACATCAACACGTCATGTTAAAGCGCTTGCTGATAATGTTGCTGAAGAAGCACGTAAAGCTGGCTTCCGCCCGATCGGGGTAGAAGGTGAGCGTGATGCAGAATGGATCCTGATTGATTTAGGATTGGTTGTTGTACATGTCATGCTACCGACAGCTCGTAAATTTTATGATTTAGAAAGCTTATGGCGTGTAACTCCTGAAGTTGCCTAA
- a CDS encoding hydroxypyruvate isomerase family protein, whose translation MSKLAVNLSMIFTEVPLIERFALAHQHGFQHIEIQFPYELSIREIQNQLDQYALKLCLINVPAGDLMHGGNGLAGIPGKELEFHQALLTAIEYATALNVPSVNILAGKQPLDADLLPCLNTLSKNLKLACHLCSEHHIQPVFEMINGTDIPRFLVQNIAQAQEMLEAVQHPALKIQYDCYHMAMMGENILLALQENINWIGHIQFADCPGRHEPDTAQINYAEIFTWLGQSSYTGYIAAEYKPQVDSNQSFAWKRKYFTDNHQA comes from the coding sequence ATGAGTAAACTCGCAGTAAATCTTTCAATGATTTTTACTGAAGTCCCCTTAATTGAACGCTTTGCTTTAGCACATCAGCACGGCTTCCAACACATTGAAATTCAGTTTCCTTATGAGCTCAGTATTAGAGAAATTCAAAATCAACTTGATCAATATGCCTTAAAACTCTGCTTGATCAATGTCCCTGCGGGCGACTTAATGCATGGCGGTAATGGTTTAGCAGGTATTCCTGGCAAAGAGCTTGAATTTCATCAAGCGCTATTAACAGCAATTGAATATGCCACTGCGCTAAATGTCCCCAGTGTGAATATTCTTGCAGGTAAACAACCTCTAGATGCAGATCTACTTCCCTGCCTCAACACCCTATCTAAAAACTTAAAGCTTGCATGTCACCTGTGTTCGGAACATCACATTCAGCCTGTTTTTGAAATGATTAATGGCACAGATATACCACGCTTTTTAGTGCAAAATATTGCCCAAGCCCAAGAAATGCTCGAAGCCGTACAACATCCTGCTTTAAAAATACAATATGATTGTTACCACATGGCAATGATGGGCGAAAATATTTTGCTGGCACTACAGGAAAATATAAACTGGATTGGGCATATTCAATTTGCTGACTGCCCAGGGCGACATGAACCCGATACAGCTCAGATAAATTATGCAGAAATTTTCACATGGCTTGGACAAAGTTCATACACAGGCTATATCGCCGCAGAATACAAACCACAAGTTGATTCCAATCAATCATTTGCATGGAAAAGAAAATATTTTACCGACAACCACCAAGCTTAA